The Armatimonadota bacterium genome includes a window with the following:
- a CDS encoding 2-hydroxyhepta-2,4-diene-1,7-dioate isomerase, translated as MKIARFDAGDGLARHGVLRDGTLHEIAGDIFGDWSLGEACYPLENVRLLAPVEPPNVICIGLNYRRHAEESNLKLPERPVIFLKPTTAVTGPDTPIRLPRMAPDEVDYEAELVIVIGKTARDVPEERALDYVLGYTCGNDVSARDCQLRLDVQWARAKSFDTFCPIGPWIETEMDPDSAPICSRVNGRVMQSSNTSDMIFGCRRLVSYLSQCMTLLPGTVILTGTPEGVGFARKPPVFLRPGDVVEVEVGPVGVLRNTVE; from the coding sequence TTGAAGATCGCACGATTTGACGCCGGGGACGGCTTGGCGCGTCACGGAGTGTTGCGGGACGGGACATTGCACGAGATAGCCGGGGACATCTTCGGCGATTGGTCGCTTGGAGAGGCGTGCTACCCTCTGGAGAATGTCCGTCTGCTCGCGCCGGTGGAGCCGCCGAACGTCATCTGCATCGGCCTGAACTACCGGAGGCACGCCGAGGAGAGCAACTTGAAGCTGCCCGAACGGCCGGTCATCTTCCTGAAGCCCACCACCGCCGTCACCGGTCCGGACACGCCCATCCGCCTGCCCCGGATGGCACCGGATGAGGTGGATTATGAGGCGGAACTGGTCATAGTGATCGGAAAGACGGCGCGGGACGTGCCCGAGGAGCGCGCGCTGGATTACGTTCTGGGTTATACGTGCGGCAACGATGTCAGCGCCAGGGACTGCCAGCTTCGCCTGGATGTGCAGTGGGCTCGCGCGAAGTCGTTCGATACGTTCTGCCCCATCGGGCCGTGGATCGAGACGGAGATGGACCCGGATTCGGCGCCCATCTGCTCCCGCGTAAACGGACGCGTGATGCAGAGTTCCAACACGTCGGACATGATCTTCGGCTGCCGCCGGTTGGTCAGCTATCTTTCTCAGTGCATGACGCTTCTGCCGGGCACGGTCATCCTGACGGGGACTCCGGAGGGAGTGGGTTTTGCGCGAAAGCCTCCTGTCTTCCTACGCCCGGGCGATGTGGTGGAGGTCGAGGTGGGGCCCGTCGGCGTCCTGCGGAACACCGTGGAGTAG
- a CDS encoding general secretion pathway protein GspF: MASFDYQAKDRSGREVCGRLEAASEAEAARSLREQGLFVLRLQISGRSGAAMRGAFREGVLARAFPRVSLSRRMTFWRQLHTLLRSGVSVSEAFRSIGTLNSGHLRRVLLDVAERTARGEPASQALGAYPGTFPPAEVALLRAGEYSGSVEAVAGTIADMNEREIQVRRSFMMELAYPLLVLLALLFIPLLPALILEGGGAAVAIIRQKYVPPFLIIATAFVGLRILLAAVPAAGEAWDFLKLRMPGVGAIVTRLASAKASRLMAAAYRAGLEPSLALELAADSCGNAALGRRLRAAAPQIRAGQDLTGTLARAGALPRRALQMLATGEQTGNVDGMMETVAQYFQDEAHSYLKIAAVAAGVLGLLVAAAFVLMKVLGFYSGYGSGLMPD, translated from the coding sequence ATGGCCAGCTTCGATTACCAGGCAAAGGACAGGTCGGGCCGTGAGGTTTGCGGACGCCTGGAGGCCGCAAGCGAGGCGGAAGCCGCGCGCTCTCTCAGGGAGCAGGGCCTCTTCGTACTCCGTCTGCAAATTTCAGGCCGGAGCGGCGCGGCTATGCGAGGTGCGTTCCGTGAGGGAGTGCTGGCCCGCGCCTTCCCCCGCGTCAGTCTCAGCCGCCGGATGACGTTCTGGCGTCAGCTGCATACTCTGCTGCGCTCTGGGGTGTCGGTCTCGGAGGCGTTCCGCAGCATCGGTACTCTGAACTCCGGGCATCTGCGAAGGGTGCTGCTGGACGTGGCGGAGCGGACAGCCCGCGGCGAGCCGGCTTCGCAGGCTCTTGGGGCCTATCCTGGAACGTTCCCGCCGGCGGAGGTGGCGCTGCTGCGGGCGGGGGAGTATTCCGGGTCGGTGGAAGCGGTGGCGGGAACCATCGCGGATATGAACGAGCGGGAAATCCAGGTCCGCCGTTCCTTCATGATGGAGCTTGCCTATCCTTTGCTGGTTCTGCTGGCGCTCTTGTTCATCCCGCTTTTGCCCGCGCTGATCCTGGAGGGTGGAGGCGCAGCGGTGGCCATCATCCGTCAGAAATATGTCCCGCCTTTTCTGATCATCGCCACCGCCTTCGTTGGTCTCAGGATCCTGCTGGCCGCTGTGCCGGCTGCAGGAGAGGCGTGGGACTTCTTGAAGCTGCGGATGCCCGGCGTCGGGGCCATCGTGACCCGACTGGCCTCCGCAAAGGCGTCCCGCCTGATGGCTGCCGCCTACAGGGCGGGGTTGGAACCGTCCCTGGCGCTGGAGCTGGCTGCGGATTCGTGCGGAAACGCTGCACTGGGGCGGAGGCTGCGGGCCGCCGCCCCACAGATCCGGGCCGGACAGGATCTGACGGGCACGCTGGCCCGCGCCGGAGCATTGCCGCGCCGCGCTTTGCAGATGCTGGCGACAGGCGAACAGACCGGCAATGTGGACGGGATGATGGAGACGGTGGCCCAGTATTTTCAGGATGAGGCGCATTCGTATCTGAAAATCGCCGCAGTTGCCGCAGGCGTGCTGGGCCTGCTGGTGGCTGCGGCATTCGTGCTGATGAAAGTGCTGGGGTTCTACTCCGGCTACGGAAGCGGGCTGATGCCGGATTAG
- a CDS encoding type II secretion system protein GspF, translated as MPIFRYEAADRQGTLRRGAMDAPDEQQVRDRLVRMGFRPVAVVPAPGSAPPAPGSRAASPPRPASAFAVSRLPVGEQALLWRQLAELARAGFSPFDSFAALAGRSRNARVRSAARDVALRVQQGASVADAMAANAAVFGTDCRMAVLAGELGGFLADVYEDFARAFEDEKRHRERARWFRIFGYISLIGGLICLHAIVFFTNYLSAASFPQGSGGIIEQAGEEGWMDFLRQGGALWLRQFTIVVVPALLAVFLGWPLVLSWLERGPLRPVADRLALALPLCRTVNRVRSMGRFYRFLRRLTAAGVAPIQSWEAAAQAVGNRAVTDALLGGRGELAQGHGMAGALRASGLVPHDDIQIMATADQTGRVPETLFQLERNYEARWESISRVVRYSLLGLMALAYSAVLIYAFARFAGWYASLAGDILKGWIP; from the coding sequence ATGCCTATCTTCCGGTATGAAGCTGCGGACCGGCAGGGGACTTTGCGACGGGGCGCGATGGACGCCCCCGACGAGCAGCAGGTCCGGGATCGCCTGGTGCGGATGGGCTTCCGTCCCGTTGCGGTTGTTCCGGCTCCGGGCTCCGCGCCGCCCGCTCCGGGATCCAGGGCGGCATCGCCTCCCCGTCCGGCCTCCGCATTTGCGGTCTCCAGGCTCCCCGTGGGCGAGCAGGCGCTGCTCTGGCGTCAGCTGGCGGAGCTGGCCCGCGCCGGCTTCTCTCCCTTCGATTCATTCGCTGCGCTTGCCGGCCGATCGCGCAATGCCCGGGTGCGCTCTGCAGCTCGCGATGTCGCGCTCAGGGTTCAGCAGGGGGCATCTGTCGCGGACGCCATGGCCGCCAATGCCGCAGTCTTTGGCACAGACTGCCGGATGGCCGTGCTGGCAGGCGAGCTGGGCGGTTTCCTGGCGGATGTTTACGAGGACTTCGCTCGTGCCTTCGAGGACGAGAAGCGCCACCGCGAGCGCGCCCGCTGGTTCCGAATCTTCGGCTACATCAGCCTTATCGGAGGGCTCATCTGCCTGCACGCCATTGTCTTCTTTACCAACTATCTCAGCGCTGCCAGTTTTCCGCAGGGCTCTGGGGGTATCATCGAGCAGGCCGGCGAGGAAGGGTGGATGGACTTCCTCAGGCAGGGGGGCGCGCTCTGGCTGCGGCAGTTCACAATCGTTGTGGTGCCCGCGCTGTTGGCGGTCTTTCTGGGATGGCCGCTGGTGCTTTCCTGGCTCGAGCGAGGTCCGCTGCGGCCGGTCGCCGACAGGCTGGCGCTTGCGCTCCCGCTGTGCCGCACGGTCAACCGCGTGCGATCAATGGGGCGCTTCTACCGCTTTCTACGCCGCCTCACGGCGGCGGGAGTGGCGCCCATCCAGTCCTGGGAGGCGGCTGCGCAGGCGGTGGGAAACCGGGCGGTAACGGATGCGTTGCTGGGGGGGAGGGGAGAGCTCGCACAGGGGCACGGGATGGCGGGTGCGCTTCGCGCAAGCGGTCTGGTTCCGCACGATGACATCCAGATTATGGCCACTGCTGACCAGACCGGCCGGGTCCCGGAAACCCTGTTTCAACTGGAACGGAATTACGAGGCACGGTGGGAATCCATCTCTCGAGTGGTGCGGTATTCGCTGCTAGGTTTGATGGCTCTCGCCTACAGCGCGGTCTTGATCTACGCCTTCGCCCGGTTCGCAGGATGGTATGCCTCGCTGGCCGGAGACATTCTCAAAGGCTGGATTCCATAG
- a CDS encoding 2-amino-4-hydroxy-6-hydroxymethyldihydropteridine diphosphokinase, which produces MPVTAYLGLGSNLGDRSASLREALRRLKEAGITIRRVSGVYESDAILVTDQPPFLNLVTRVETDLGPRQLLEVCLRVETEMGRVRTTRWGPRVIDIDILLYGDQVIAQPGLTVPHPGLRERAFVTVPLEEVAEHQAVPVPSEHRELVRRVSGPPRLDPSG; this is translated from the coding sequence GTGCCGGTCACGGCTTATCTGGGTCTCGGATCGAATCTGGGAGACCGCTCCGCCAGCCTCCGGGAAGCATTACGGCGGCTGAAGGAAGCCGGCATCACAATCCGGCGAGTCTCCGGCGTCTACGAATCGGACGCCATTCTGGTGACGGACCAGCCTCCTTTTCTCAACCTGGTGACTCGCGTGGAGACGGACCTGGGACCGCGGCAGTTGCTGGAAGTGTGCCTGCGGGTGGAAACGGAGATGGGTCGCGTGCGCACGACGCGGTGGGGGCCGCGTGTCATTGACATAGACATCCTGTTGTATGGCGATCAGGTGATCGCCCAGCCCGGCCTAACGGTGCCGCATCCGGGGCTTCGCGAGAGGGCATTCGTCACCGTGCCGCTGGAGGAGGTGGCGGAACACCAGGCCGTGCCCGTGCCGTCTGAACACCGGGAGCTGGTCCGCCGGGTGAGCGGACCGCCACGGCTCGATCCGTCCGGATAG
- a CDS encoding dihydrolipoyl dehydrogenase, which translates to MADQTRADSFDYDVVVIGGGPGGYVAAIRAAQLGAKAAVVEKKDLGGTCLNVGCIPTKAVISSVALLRQMQNASAFGLKAEKVGYDLEGIVGGAKSVVKQLVNGVGILLKKNGVVHIKGSGSLEDPHTVVVTGDTRKKVTARNIIIATGSQAARPPIEGLDDFPNVWTSDDAVFADRVPEKLVVIGGGAVGLEFAYIFNGLGSKVTLVEMMPQVLPACDTEAAAELARHLKKQGIDIRTGSTVVKVQKSGNGGKVTVRSAGKDEKLDADVILLAVGRVPVTEGLGLEALGIRMNRRAIAVNEYYETSVPGVYAIGDAIGEPLLAHAASAEGEAAAANVMGHREKVNYHAMPAAVYTHPELASVGMSEREAREKYSDVAVGKFPFSINGRAMGERETEGFVKLIISQKHGEILGAFVVGPHASDLIAELATAIASEITVDELIASVHAHPTLSEVVFEAAHDARGRCVHRA; encoded by the coding sequence TTGGCCGACCAGACCCGTGCGGATAGTTTTGACTACGATGTCGTCGTGATCGGCGGCGGGCCGGGGGGCTACGTTGCCGCCATCAGGGCCGCTCAGCTCGGCGCGAAAGCCGCCGTCGTGGAGAAGAAAGACCTCGGCGGCACCTGCCTCAATGTGGGATGCATCCCCACGAAGGCCGTCATCTCCAGCGTCGCCCTCCTGCGCCAGATGCAGAACGCCTCTGCCTTCGGCCTGAAGGCTGAAAAAGTGGGCTACGATCTGGAAGGAATCGTCGGAGGGGCGAAGTCCGTTGTCAAGCAACTGGTCAATGGGGTGGGAATCCTGCTGAAGAAAAACGGTGTGGTGCATATCAAAGGCAGCGGTTCCCTGGAGGATCCGCATACAGTGGTGGTGACGGGGGATACCCGCAAAAAAGTCACCGCGCGGAATATCATCATCGCCACCGGTTCCCAGGCCGCACGGCCGCCCATCGAGGGACTTGACGATTTTCCGAACGTATGGACCAGCGATGACGCGGTATTCGCGGACCGGGTGCCGGAGAAGCTGGTGGTCATCGGCGGTGGTGCCGTGGGGCTGGAGTTCGCCTACATCTTCAACGGTCTGGGATCGAAGGTGACGCTTGTGGAGATGATGCCGCAGGTCCTGCCCGCCTGCGACACGGAGGCCGCCGCGGAGCTGGCCAGGCATCTCAAGAAACAGGGGATAGACATCCGGACCGGCTCCACCGTCGTGAAAGTCCAGAAGTCCGGTAATGGTGGTAAGGTCACCGTGCGCTCTGCGGGCAAGGATGAGAAACTGGACGCGGATGTCATCCTTCTTGCGGTCGGCCGGGTGCCGGTGACGGAAGGCCTGGGTCTGGAGGCGCTGGGAATCAGGATGAACCGGCGTGCCATCGCGGTCAACGAGTATTACGAGACCTCCGTGCCGGGCGTTTATGCCATCGGTGACGCCATTGGAGAACCCCTCCTTGCGCACGCGGCGTCAGCGGAGGGCGAGGCTGCGGCCGCCAATGTGATGGGACACCGTGAGAAGGTGAACTACCACGCAATGCCTGCCGCGGTTTACACGCATCCGGAACTTGCATCGGTGGGGATGAGCGAGCGGGAGGCGCGGGAGAAGTATTCCGACGTGGCGGTCGGCAAGTTCCCGTTTTCCATCAATGGCCGGGCTATGGGTGAGCGCGAGACGGAAGGTTTCGTCAAGCTCATCATCTCGCAGAAGCACGGCGAGATTCTGGGCGCGTTCGTGGTAGGGCCGCACGCAAGCGACCTGATTGCGGAGCTGGCAACCGCCATCGCTTCCGAGATCACTGTTGATGAGCTGATCGCGAGCGTCCACGCGCATCCCACACTGTCTGAGGTGGTGTTCGAGGCCGCCCACGATGCTCGCGGCCGATGCGTCCACCGGGCGTGA
- the pntA gene encoding NAD(P) transhydrogenase subunit alpha — protein MVIGVPREIMAAERRVAVIPETVRELVGAGHVVRVEKGAGEGSNIADCSYQEAGAEITDARAIWEASDIVMKVKEPLKSPAFGVLESDLLRPGACLVGFLHPANHPEMICRFRDRGLITISMDCIPRRDETREMDALASMSLIAGYKAVILAADQLPEMMGGCQTPVASLRGSRVLIVGYGVVGRQAAATARGLGAEVAVVDVRDEAVRRAEEDGYTGVYVPGHDDEAVRRTVDSEAPGSDVVILGALVFGEHAPVLLTRAAVEKMRPDSVVVDVSVDQGGNCEIVRPGEIYRHNGVTIVGILNLPGRLPVHSTQLYARNICRFVLHLTRGGVLNLDDPIVRAATITRNRQVVHEGTLKAIHAAGLA, from the coding sequence ATGGTGATCGGAGTGCCGCGAGAAATTATGGCGGCGGAGCGCCGCGTGGCAGTCATCCCGGAGACGGTCCGGGAACTGGTGGGGGCAGGACACGTGGTCCGGGTGGAAAAAGGCGCCGGAGAAGGCTCCAATATCGCGGACTGCAGCTATCAGGAAGCCGGCGCGGAGATCACCGATGCCCGCGCTATATGGGAGGCGTCCGACATCGTGATGAAGGTGAAGGAGCCTTTGAAATCGCCCGCGTTCGGCGTCCTGGAGTCGGACCTGCTCCGGCCGGGCGCTTGTCTGGTGGGCTTCCTTCATCCGGCCAACCATCCCGAGATGATCTGCCGCTTCCGCGACCGTGGCCTCATCACCATCTCGATGGATTGTATCCCGCGCAGGGATGAGACCCGCGAGATGGACGCACTGGCCAGCATGAGCCTGATCGCCGGGTATAAAGCGGTCATCCTCGCCGCCGACCAGCTTCCTGAGATGATGGGGGGCTGCCAGACGCCGGTTGCTAGCCTTCGGGGTTCGCGGGTTCTCATCGTCGGCTACGGAGTGGTCGGGCGGCAGGCTGCCGCGACGGCGCGTGGGTTGGGTGCCGAAGTCGCCGTGGTGGACGTCCGCGACGAGGCCGTCCGCAGAGCGGAGGAGGACGGCTACACAGGGGTGTATGTCCCCGGTCACGATGATGAGGCGGTGCGGAGAACGGTGGACTCCGAAGCTCCAGGCTCGGACGTGGTCATTCTGGGAGCGCTCGTTTTCGGCGAGCACGCCCCGGTCCTGCTAACACGCGCGGCGGTGGAGAAGATGAGACCGGATAGCGTGGTGGTGGATGTCTCGGTGGATCAGGGCGGAAACTGCGAGATTGTCCGCCCAGGTGAGATCTATCGTCACAATGGTGTCACGATCGTCGGCATCCTGAACCTGCCGGGCCGGCTCCCGGTTCATTCCACGCAGCTTTATGCGCGCAATATCTGCCGGTTTGTTCTGCACCTGACGCGCGGCGGAGTGCTGAATCTGGATGATCCCATTGTCCGGGCCGCCACGATAACGCGCAACCGGCAGGTGGTGCACGAAGGAACGCTTAAGGCCATCCACGCGGCCGGGCTGGCCTGA